The Candidatus Omnitrophota bacterium genome includes the window TAAAAATTTATGCATATAATCCTGTCCTCATATTTTTCTTTTCAATTCACTGCCAAGTTTAGCAAAATAACGGATGATTTGGGGATTCTAATTAATTCCGGCTACGGTTCAAAGTCCCTGTTCAAACAACAGCGATTGACTAAACCACTCTTTTGTTTATACTTTATAGCAGGTTTCGCAAGTTAAAAAAATGAGATTCAGGAGGGTCATTGTGAAAAACAGTCTGCCGTTGTTCCTATTAATCGCCTGTTGTTCTTCTCTGCTGGCGGAAACAAATCCAGCCGCCTCCACAAAATTAGAGGAAATGCTCGGAAAGAAAAATTGTCTGATCATTAATACCTCCAAAAAAATCGGCAGAATAGACGCCCTCTCAGGGAGAGCGCGGGCCAGGTTTGAAAAAATAGATACCAAAGATCTAAGCGCCGGCGGCGAAACCGCAAACGGAATAAAAGTGACCGTAATTCTAACGGAACCGGAAAAAACTGCCGAATCTTACGCTTTTTTGGATTCTGAAGAATTGCCCGGTATCCTGGATTCCCTAAAAATCATTGCGGGTTTAATAAAACAGCAGAACAAAAAAGACTACATAAACGCCGCCTACCGGACTAAAGGGAATTTCCGGATCGGGTTTTACGCCGAAGGTAATGATTCAAAAATATTTTTTTCCTGCGAAAAACCGTCTCTTACCATAGTGGAATTCCAGACAAAAAGAATAGATGAAATTATCAATATTATCTCCGCCAGCATCAATGAACTGAAAAAGGGTTAACTTTTTGAATTATTCCGGGACCTTAGAGGGAAATGAGAAAACAGGTGTAATATGCTATCATGCATTAAAAAGTGGTGTTATATTTTCCGGTTATAACGCAGGGTTGTTGAAAGGCTGACAAGCGGAGGCGCGGATGAATAAATTGATTATCATTATTAACGAGTATGCGATTTACATACTCCAGTTCTTCGCTATTCTGGTCATCATAACAGGCGTAGTGAAAGCAATGTGGATTTTTATAGGCGACGCCCTTATAAAAGACAAGGCGGTCAAGGCCATAAGAGAGAGCCGCTTGGAACTGGGCCATTCTTTTTCTCTCGGACTGGGATTTCTTATCGGCGCGAGTATACTTAAAAGCACCCTTACCCCCACATGGGATGATATAGGGAAGTTGAGCGTCATTATCGCCATAAGGACCATACTTAATTACTTCCTGACCAGGGAAATAAAATCCATAAGCGAATAAGCGCTTTTAAGAAATGAATTTACTCCTGTTTATAGTCGTTGTGATGGTTTCATTTATAATCGTGAGGATAGGCGCGATCGCGTTCCAGCTGACGGGGCTGGAGTGGTCATTGGCCAAGTTTCAG containing:
- a CDS encoding DUF1622 domain-containing protein encodes the protein MNKLIIIINEYAIYILQFFAILVIITGVVKAMWIFIGDALIKDKAVKAIRESRLELGHSFSLGLGFLIGASILKSTLTPTWDDIGKLSVIIAIRTILNYFLTREIKSISE